A region of Pseudomonas putida DNA encodes the following proteins:
- the cysM gene encoding cysteine synthase CysM, whose product MTLQYPTIADCVGNTPLVRLQRIAGDTSNTLLLKLEGNNPAGSVKDRPALSMITRAELRGQIKPGDTLIEATSGNTGIALAMAAAIKGYKMILIMPDNATAERKSAMTAYGAELILVTKEEGMEGARDLAEKLQAEGRGLVLDQFANGDNPIAHYNSTGPEIWQQTQGTITHFVSSMGTTGTIMGCSQYLKEQNPAVQIVGLQPMEGSAIPGIRRWPEEYLPKIFDASRVDRVVDMSQQEAEDITRRLAREEGIFCGVSSGGAVAAMLRLSQEVENAVMVAIICDRGDRYLSTGLFDPS is encoded by the coding sequence ATGACCTTGCAGTACCCAACCATCGCCGATTGCGTCGGCAATACGCCCCTGGTTCGCCTGCAGCGCATTGCCGGAGACACCAGCAACACGCTCTTGCTCAAGCTCGAAGGCAACAATCCCGCCGGTTCGGTCAAGGACCGCCCGGCGCTGTCGATGATCACCCGCGCCGAACTGCGCGGCCAGATCAAGCCCGGTGACACGTTGATCGAGGCGACCTCCGGCAACACCGGCATTGCCTTGGCGATGGCGGCAGCGATCAAAGGTTACAAAATGATCCTGATCATGCCGGACAACGCCACCGCCGAACGCAAGTCCGCCATGACGGCCTACGGCGCCGAGTTGATCCTGGTGACCAAGGAAGAAGGCATGGAAGGTGCCCGTGACCTGGCCGAGAAGCTGCAGGCCGAGGGCCGCGGTCTGGTGCTCGACCAGTTCGCCAATGGCGACAACCCGATCGCCCATTACAACAGCACGGGCCCGGAGATCTGGCAGCAGACCCAGGGCACCATCACCCATTTCGTCAGCTCCATGGGGACCACCGGCACCATCATGGGCTGCTCGCAGTACCTCAAAGAGCAGAACCCAGCGGTGCAGATCGTCGGCCTGCAGCCGATGGAAGGCTCGGCCATTCCTGGCATCCGCCGCTGGCCGGAGGAATACCTGCCGAAAATCTTCGACGCCAGCCGCGTGGATCGCGTGGTCGACATGTCGCAGCAGGAAGCCGAAGACATCACCCGCCGCCTTGCCCGCGAAGAGGGCATTTTCTGTGGCGTGTCTTCCGGTGGTGCGGTTGCGGCGATGCTGCGCCTGTCCCAAGAGGTGGAA
- a CDS encoding sensor histidine kinase: MLDRHSLFWKLAILLVGFCLLMIGLSYTWGRHMETQNAFLSEPARQLLRGYAAEAEQAWRSDGQVGLDRWVQAMHQRERGWVGVLDSNLRPLDSATLHPDIMRRLTRLRGVDWPMSRRSVDQPWVRIPFPGAPEQGMLVIELPERLNPGQYRVLWRVVTNGIIPGLFTLLLCVGLYRMLIMPLNQLREQANAWRADQLSARLDSRTIARHDELGELARAFDQMAERLQGTVAMQQQMLRDLSHEMRTPLSRLRVACDGETDLQRLRERLAREVDCMQQLVEGTLQLAWQDAERAPMNLEPIQVQALWDLLAEDASYESGWSPERLRCELPASCWVQGNLNHLAQALENMLRNAIRHSPANGLVRLGGQREGNHWWLWLEDEGGGVAEEDLERIFAPFSRLDGSRPGDGGFGLGLSIARSAIQRQGGTLWAENGKRGLRLWMRLPVHEPAAREQGGNGLKSATYSL; this comes from the coding sequence ATGCTCGACCGTCATTCGCTGTTCTGGAAGCTGGCCATCCTGCTGGTGGGCTTCTGCCTGCTGATGATCGGCCTGAGCTACACCTGGGGCCGGCACATGGAAACCCAGAACGCCTTTCTTTCCGAGCCGGCGCGCCAGTTGCTGCGCGGTTACGCGGCTGAGGCCGAGCAGGCCTGGCGCAGCGACGGGCAAGTGGGGCTGGACCGCTGGGTGCAGGCCATGCATCAGCGCGAGCGCGGTTGGGTGGGGGTGCTGGACAGCAACTTGCGCCCGCTCGATAGCGCCACCCTGCACCCCGACATCATGCGGCGTCTGACGCGCCTGCGCGGTGTCGACTGGCCCATGAGCCGACGTAGCGTCGACCAGCCTTGGGTGCGTATCCCATTCCCGGGGGCGCCAGAGCAGGGCATGCTGGTGATCGAGCTGCCCGAGCGCCTCAACCCAGGGCAATACCGCGTGCTGTGGCGGGTGGTGACCAACGGCATCATCCCCGGCCTGTTCACCTTGCTGTTGTGCGTGGGCCTGTACCGCATGTTGATCATGCCGCTCAACCAGTTGCGTGAGCAGGCCAATGCCTGGCGGGCCGACCAGCTGTCGGCCCGCCTCGATTCGCGCACCATTGCTCGGCATGACGAACTCGGTGAGCTGGCCCGCGCGTTCGACCAGATGGCCGAGCGGTTGCAGGGTACGGTGGCCATGCAACAGCAGATGTTGCGCGACCTGTCCCACGAAATGCGCACGCCGCTGAGCCGGCTGCGCGTGGCCTGCGATGGCGAAACTGACTTGCAGCGCCTGCGCGAACGCCTGGCGCGTGAGGTGGATTGCATGCAGCAGTTGGTCGAGGGCACCTTGCAGTTGGCCTGGCAGGACGCCGAGCGCGCGCCGATGAACCTTGAGCCCATCCAGGTTCAGGCGTTATGGGACCTGCTCGCCGAGGACGCCAGTTACGAAAGCGGCTGGTCACCCGAGCGCCTGCGCTGCGAACTGCCCGCCAGTTGTTGGGTGCAGGGCAACCTCAATCACCTGGCCCAAGCGCTGGAGAACATGCTGCGCAATGCCATCCGTCACTCGCCGGCCAACGGGCTGGTGCGGCTCGGCGGGCAGCGTGAGGGCAACCATTGGTGGCTATGGTTGGAAGATGAAGGCGGTGGCGTGGCAGAAGAGGACCTGGAGCGGATCTTCGCGCCGTTCTCGCGGCTGGACGGTTCGCGGCCGGGGGATGGTGGTTTCGGGCTGGGCTTGAGCATTGCGCGCAGCGCTATCCAACGCCAGGGCGGGACGCTGTGGGCGGAGAATGGCAAGCGTGGGCTGCGCTTGTGGATGCGCCTGCCGGTGCATGAGCCCGCGGCGCGCGAACAGGGCGGTAATGGGCTGAAATCGGCCACTTATAGCTTGTAG
- a CDS encoding response regulator transcription factor translates to MNPVAIHTSTILAIEDDPVLGAYLYEELQRGGFQVTWCRNGLEGLETAGRQAFDVVLMDILLPGLNGLDALAQLRQRSATPVILMSALGAEADRISGFQRGADDYLPKPFSMAELQVRIEAILRRVALERRHQPQQDAAAGELQFDEGLSDVRLEGRLAGLTPSEYRLLEILNRNLEEVLSKPFLYQQVLQRGYSRHDRSLDMHVSQIRRKLKGIGYQERQIRTVWGKGYVLSASEIE, encoded by the coding sequence ATGAATCCCGTAGCTATTCACACCTCCACTATTCTCGCCATCGAGGATGACCCGGTACTGGGCGCTTATCTGTACGAAGAGCTGCAGCGTGGCGGCTTCCAGGTGACCTGGTGCCGCAATGGGCTTGAAGGCCTGGAAACGGCCGGCCGTCAGGCATTCGATGTGGTGCTCATGGACATTCTGCTACCAGGGCTCAATGGCCTGGATGCACTGGCCCAGCTACGCCAGCGCAGTGCCACACCGGTGATCCTGATGTCGGCGCTGGGCGCCGAGGCCGACCGCATCAGCGGTTTTCAGCGCGGCGCCGACGACTACCTGCCCAAGCCCTTCAGCATGGCCGAACTGCAGGTGCGCATCGAGGCTATCCTGCGGCGCGTGGCCCTGGAACGGCGTCATCAGCCGCAGCAGGACGCCGCTGCCGGGGAGTTGCAGTTCGACGAAGGGCTCAGCGATGTCAGGCTCGAGGGGCGGCTGGCAGGCCTTACGCCCAGCGAATATCGCTTGCTCGAGATCCTCAACCGCAACCTGGAGGAGGTGCTGAGCAAGCCCTTCCTTTATCAGCAGGTTTTGCAGCGTGGTTACTCGCGCCATGATCGCAGCCTGGACATGCACGTCAGCCAGATCCGCCGCAAGCTCAAGGGCATCGGCTACCAGGAGCGGCAGATCCGCACGGTCTGGGGCAAGGGCTACGTGCTCAGCGCCAGCGAGATAGAGTAA
- a CDS encoding response regulator has translation MLDRLGIRSRVLLLALLPAGLMALVLGSYFTWLQQSDLRTQLLQRGKMIAEQLAPLAAPAMAKLAPAQLERIAAQTLEQTDVRAVAFLAPDRTRLAHAGPSMLNQPPSGGTGTQLLQRSGNDATRYLMPVFGHHRDLATDAVPAEAERLLGWVEIELSHDGTLLRGYRNLFTSLLLILACLALSGLLALRMSRAINDPIKRIKHAVNQLKDGHLDERLPAMGSHELDELGRGINRMAETLHSAHEELQHSIDQATEDVRQNLETIEIQNIELDMARKEALEASRIKSEFLANMSHEIRTPLNGILGFTHLLQKSELTPRQLDYLSTIEKSADNLLGIINEILDFSKIEAGKLVLDSIPFNLRDLVQDTLTILAPAAHAKQLELLSLIYRDTPSSLVGDPLRLKQILTNLVSNAIKFTREGTIVVRAMLEDEHEDSAQLRISVQDTGIGLSPQDVRTLFQAFSQADNSLARQPGGTGLGLVISKRLIEQMGGEIGVDSTPGEGSQFWISLNLPKAHDDAEELPLQPLLGRRAAIVDSHELARQALEHQLEDCGLSVSLFASFDQLLHAVQAAHQVGHPFDFAVLGANLGNLTPEQLGEYHQQLERYQCQCVVLCPTTEQALYHPYLPNGHGQLLSKPTCTRKLRRLLLELVQPRRPLGEPNTQSGQRQPKILCVDDNAANLLLVQTLLEDLGAEVLAVDNGHAAVQAVQDEPFDLVLMDVQMPGMDGRACTEQIRLWESAQSGSPLPIVALTAHAMANEKRALLHAGMDDYLTKPISERQLAQVVMKWTGLSLGMPQQERLSEQLANGDELKVLDPEEGLRLAAGKPDLAADMLAMLLASLESDREAIRTARAAGDSTTLIEQVHRLNGASRYCGVPQLRAACQRSETLLKQEHPHAQQALDELDGAISRLASQAHINA, from the coding sequence GTGCTCGATCGTTTGGGAATCAGAAGCCGGGTCCTGCTACTGGCCCTGCTGCCTGCCGGCCTGATGGCGCTGGTACTGGGCAGTTATTTCACCTGGTTGCAGCAAAGCGATTTGCGTACCCAGTTACTGCAACGGGGCAAAATGATCGCCGAGCAGCTGGCGCCACTGGCCGCGCCTGCCATGGCCAAGTTGGCCCCTGCACAGCTGGAACGGATTGCCGCGCAGACTCTGGAGCAGACAGATGTGCGCGCCGTCGCCTTTCTTGCCCCGGACCGCACGCGCCTGGCCCATGCCGGCCCCAGCATGCTCAACCAGCCGCCAAGCGGCGGCACCGGCACGCAACTGTTGCAACGCTCCGGCAATGATGCCACCCGCTACCTGATGCCGGTCTTCGGCCACCACCGCGACCTGGCCACCGACGCCGTGCCGGCCGAGGCCGAGCGCCTGCTGGGCTGGGTCGAAATCGAACTGTCGCATGACGGCACCCTGCTGCGCGGCTACCGTAACCTGTTCACCAGCCTGCTGCTGATTCTCGCCTGCCTGGCCCTCAGTGGCCTGCTTGCACTGCGCATGAGCCGCGCCATCAATGACCCGATCAAACGCATCAAGCATGCGGTCAATCAGCTCAAGGACGGCCACCTGGACGAACGCCTGCCGGCCATGGGCAGCCATGAACTGGACGAGCTGGGCCGCGGCATCAACCGCATGGCCGAGACCCTGCACAGCGCCCACGAAGAACTGCAGCACAGCATCGACCAAGCTACCGAGGACGTGCGCCAGAACCTGGAGACCATCGAGATCCAGAACATCGAGCTGGACATGGCCCGCAAGGAAGCCCTGGAGGCCAGCCGGATCAAGTCCGAGTTCCTGGCCAACATGAGCCACGAGATCCGCACCCCGCTCAACGGCATCCTCGGCTTCACCCACCTGCTGCAGAAAAGCGAGCTGACGCCGCGCCAGCTGGACTACCTGAGCACCATCGAGAAGTCCGCCGACAACCTGCTGGGGATCATCAACGAGATCCTCGATTTCTCCAAGATCGAGGCCGGCAAGCTGGTGCTCGACAGCATTCCGTTCAACCTGCGCGACCTGGTCCAGGACACCCTGACCATCCTCGCGCCTGCCGCGCACGCCAAGCAGCTCGAACTGCTCAGCCTGATCTACCGTGACACCCCGTCCTCGCTGGTCGGCGACCCGCTGCGGCTCAAGCAGATCCTCACCAACCTGGTGAGCAACGCCATCAAGTTCACCCGCGAAGGCACCATCGTCGTGCGTGCCATGCTTGAGGACGAACACGAAGACAGCGCGCAGCTTCGCATCAGCGTGCAGGACACCGGTATCGGCCTGTCACCGCAGGATGTGCGCACGCTGTTCCAGGCGTTCAGCCAGGCTGACAACTCGCTGGCGCGCCAGCCCGGCGGCACCGGCCTGGGCCTGGTGATTTCCAAGCGCCTGATCGAGCAGATGGGCGGTGAGATTGGCGTCGACAGCACGCCGGGCGAAGGCTCGCAGTTCTGGATCAGCCTCAACCTGCCCAAGGCGCACGACGATGCCGAGGAGCTGCCGCTGCAACCGCTGCTGGGGCGCCGCGCCGCCATCGTCGACAGCCATGAGCTGGCGCGCCAGGCGCTGGAGCACCAGCTTGAAGACTGCGGCCTGAGCGTCAGCCTGTTCGCATCTTTCGATCAGTTGCTGCATGCCGTGCAGGCCGCCCACCAGGTCGGCCACCCGTTCGACTTCGCAGTGCTCGGCGCCAACCTGGGCAACCTGACCCCAGAGCAGCTCGGCGAGTACCACCAGCAACTGGAGCGCTACCAATGCCAATGCGTGGTGCTGTGCCCGACCACCGAGCAGGCGCTGTACCACCCGTACCTGCCCAATGGGCATGGCCAGTTACTGTCCAAACCGACCTGTACGCGCAAGTTGCGCCGGCTGTTGCTGGAGCTGGTCCAGCCGCGTCGCCCGCTGGGCGAGCCGAACACCCAGAGCGGCCAGCGCCAGCCCAAGATTCTGTGCGTCGATGACAATGCGGCCAACCTGCTGCTGGTACAGACCCTGCTCGAAGACCTCGGTGCCGAGGTGCTGGCCGTCGACAACGGCCATGCAGCGGTACAAGCGGTGCAGGACGAGCCTTTCGACCTGGTGCTGATGGATGTGCAGATGCCAGGCATGGACGGCCGCGCCTGCACCGAGCAGATTCGCCTGTGGGAAAGCGCCCAGAGCGGCAGCCCGCTGCCGATCGTCGCCCTCACCGCCCATGCCATGGCCAATGAAAAACGCGCCCTGCTGCATGCCGGCATGGACGACTACCTGACCAAACCGATCAGCGAGCGGCAGTTGGCCCAGGTGGTGATGAAGTGGACCGGCCTGAGCCTTGGCATGCCACAGCAGGAGCGCCTGTCGGAGCAACTGGCCAACGGCGACGAACTCAAGGTACTCGACCCCGAGGAAGGCTTGCGCCTGGCCGCCGGCAAGCCCGACCTGGCTGCCGACATGCTGGCCATGCTGTTGGCGTCGCTTGAGTCCGATCGCGAGGCGATACGTACCGCGCGCGCGGCAGGCGATAGCACCACGCTGATCGAACAGGTACACCGCCTCAACGGTGCCTCACGCTACTGCGGCGTGCCGCAACTGCGGGCAGCGTGCCAACGTAGCGAGACCTTGCTCAAACAGGAGCATCCGCATGCGCAGCAGGCACTGGATGAGCTGGACGGCGCGATCAGCCGGCTCGCATCACAGGCGCACATCAACGCCTGA
- a CDS encoding 2-hydroxyacid dehydrogenase, with protein sequence MRALLFSSQHYDQESFTQAAAGNALELHFQPARLTQDTAPLASGYEVVCAFINDELDAQVLTRLAAGGTRLIALRSAGYNHVDLNAAQRLGLAVVRVPAYSPHAVAEHAVALILALNRRLHRAYNRTREGDFTLHGLTGFDLHGKTVGVVGTGQIGAAFARIMAGFGCQLLAYDPYPNPELLALGARYLPLPELLREARIISLHCPLTEHTRHLINAQSLAQLQPGAMLINTGRGALVDTPALIDALKSGQLGYLGLDVYEEEAQLFFEDRSDLPLQDDVLARLLTFPNVIITAHQAFLTREALDAIATTTLDNINRWMAGNPQNLVLG encoded by the coding sequence ATGCGCGCCCTGTTGTTCAGCAGCCAGCACTACGACCAGGAAAGCTTCACCCAGGCCGCCGCCGGCAACGCGCTGGAACTGCACTTCCAGCCGGCGCGGCTTACCCAGGACACCGCGCCCCTTGCCAGTGGCTACGAGGTCGTCTGCGCCTTCATCAACGATGAGCTCGACGCCCAGGTGCTGACGCGCCTGGCCGCAGGCGGCACACGCCTGATCGCCCTGCGTTCGGCAGGCTATAACCATGTCGACCTCAACGCCGCCCAACGCCTGGGCCTGGCCGTGGTGCGGGTACCGGCCTATTCGCCACACGCCGTGGCCGAGCACGCCGTGGCACTGATCCTCGCCCTCAACCGGCGCCTGCACCGGGCCTACAACCGCACCCGCGAAGGCGATTTCACCCTGCATGGCCTGACCGGCTTCGACCTGCACGGCAAGACCGTGGGCGTGGTCGGCACCGGCCAGATCGGCGCTGCCTTCGCCCGCATCATGGCCGGCTTCGGCTGCCAGTTGCTGGCCTACGACCCCTACCCCAACCCGGAACTGCTAGCCCTCGGCGCCCGCTACCTGCCCCTGCCCGAGCTGCTGCGCGAGGCGCGCATCATCAGCCTGCATTGCCCGCTGACCGAGCATACCCGGCACCTGATCAACGCGCAGAGCCTCGCCCAACTGCAACCTGGGGCGATGCTGATCAACACTGGCCGTGGCGCCCTGGTCGACACCCCGGCACTGATCGACGCACTCAAGAGCGGGCAGCTCGGCTACCTGGGTCTGGATGTTTACGAAGAAGAAGCGCAACTGTTTTTTGAAGACCGCTCAGACCTGCCACTGCAAGACGATGTGCTGGCCCGGCTGCTGACCTTCCCCAACGTGATCATCACCGCCCACCAGGCCTTTCTAACCCGCGAAGCCCTGGACGCCATCGCCACCACCACTCTGGACAACATCAACCGCTGGATGGCAGGCAATCCACAGAATCTGGTATTGGGTTAA
- a CDS encoding META domain-containing protein: MKNLLTGVLIATGLLGCAAQPSKLQQERSYVLEWIGERPLIDYSHLTLTLASDGRAYGNGGCNHWFAPYTLEGEQLSFGKVGKTRKLCAPALMEQEKRFLQALETVQRWDVSPVEQMRFWPAEGKPLRFWPEEG, from the coding sequence GTGAAAAATCTGCTGACCGGCGTGCTGATTGCCACCGGCCTGCTCGGCTGCGCCGCGCAACCGTCGAAGCTGCAGCAGGAGCGCAGTTATGTGCTGGAGTGGATTGGCGAACGCCCGCTGATTGACTACAGCCACCTCACCTTGACCTTGGCCAGCGATGGCCGCGCTTATGGCAATGGCGGCTGCAACCACTGGTTTGCGCCGTATACGCTGGAGGGCGAGCAACTGAGCTTCGGCAAGGTCGGCAAGACCCGCAAGCTGTGCGCACCGGCATTGATGGAGCAGGAAAAACGCTTCTTGCAGGCACTGGAGACGGTGCAGCGCTGGGATGTGTCGCCGGTGGAGCAGATGCGCTTCTGGCCGGCCGAGGGCAAGCCGTTGCGGTTCTGGCCCGAGGAAGGCTGA
- a CDS encoding TlpA disulfide reductase family protein yields the protein MARRLAAVLAITASLLLGGCGADYGVDQHGNTVKAEQIEGHWLVLNYWAEWCGPCRTEIPELNAAAKQWAAEGIKVVGVNFDGLQGADLKQASETLGIGFTVLAQDPAERYELPRSEALPVTYIIDDKGKVREQLMGEQTLEGLQAKIKALKGA from the coding sequence ATGGCAAGGCGTCTGGCAGCAGTACTGGCCATCACCGCGAGCCTTTTGCTCGGTGGTTGCGGTGCCGATTACGGCGTGGACCAACACGGCAATACAGTAAAGGCCGAACAGATCGAAGGGCACTGGCTGGTGCTCAACTACTGGGCAGAATGGTGCGGGCCGTGCCGTACCGAAATCCCTGAACTGAACGCGGCGGCCAAGCAATGGGCGGCCGAGGGTATCAAGGTGGTTGGGGTGAACTTCGATGGCTTGCAAGGCGCGGACCTCAAGCAGGCATCCGAGACCTTGGGCATCGGGTTTACCGTGCTGGCGCAGGACCCGGCCGAGCGCTATGAGCTGCCGCGCAGCGAGGCGCTGCCGGTGACCTACATCATCGATGACAAGGGCAAGGTGCGTGAGCAGTTGATGGGCGAGCAGACGCTGGAAGGGCTACAGGCCAAGATCAAGGCCCTGAAGGGCGCTTGA
- the arsC gene encoding arsenate reductase (glutaredoxin) (This arsenate reductase requires both glutathione and glutaredoxin to convert arsenate to arsenite, after which the efflux transporter formed by ArsA and ArsB can extrude the arsenite from the cell, providing resistance.) — MTDLTLYHNPRCSKSRGALELLEARGLAPTIVRYLETPPDTATLAALLGKLGLSPRQLLRTGEDEYKDLNLADPALTDAQLIEAMAQHPKLIERPILVAGDKAVIGRPPEKVLEILP; from the coding sequence ATGACTGACCTGACGCTCTATCATAACCCGCGCTGCTCGAAATCCCGCGGCGCGCTGGAACTGCTCGAAGCACGCGGCCTGGCACCCACCATCGTGCGCTACCTCGAAACCCCTCCGGACACCGCCACCCTGGCGGCGCTGCTTGGCAAGCTGGGGCTCTCCCCGCGCCAGCTGCTGCGCACCGGTGAAGACGAATACAAAGACCTGAACCTGGCCGACCCGGCCCTGACCGACGCGCAACTGATCGAAGCCATGGCCCAACACCCCAAGCTGATCGAACGGCCGATCCTGGTGGCTGGCGATAAAGCCGTGATCGGGCGCCCACCCGAGAAAGTGCTGGAGATTCTGCCGTGA
- the wrbA gene encoding NAD(P)H:quinone oxidoreductase, with protein MSQPFILVLYYSRHGATSEMARHIARGIEMAGMEARLRTVPAISTECEAVAPDIPASGALYATLDDLRHCAGLVLGSPTRFGNMAAPLKYFLDGTSSLWLGGELVGKPAGVFTSTASLHGGQETTLLSMMLPLMHHGMLVMGLPYSESALLETRGGGTPYGASHHAGADGKRELDPHEITLCRALGQRLASTAKALEAARG; from the coding sequence GTGAGCCAGCCCTTCATCCTGGTGTTGTATTACAGCCGCCATGGCGCCACCAGCGAGATGGCCCGGCACATTGCCCGTGGCATCGAGATGGCCGGCATGGAAGCACGCCTGCGCACCGTGCCGGCGATTTCCACCGAATGCGAAGCCGTGGCCCCGGATATCCCGGCCAGCGGCGCCCTGTACGCCACCCTTGACGACCTGCGCCATTGTGCCGGCCTGGTGCTGGGCAGCCCGACCCGCTTCGGCAACATGGCCGCGCCGTTGAAATACTTCCTCGACGGCACCAGCAGCCTGTGGCTGGGCGGAGAGCTGGTGGGCAAGCCGGCCGGGGTATTCACCTCCACCGCCAGCCTGCATGGCGGCCAGGAAACCACCCTGCTGTCGATGATGCTGCCGCTGATGCACCACGGCATGCTGGTGATGGGCCTGCCCTACAGCGAATCGGCCTTGCTCGAAACGCGCGGCGGCGGCACACCCTATGGCGCCAGCCACCATGCCGGTGCCGACGGCAAGCGCGAGCTCGACCCGCACGAAATCACCCTGTGCCGTGCACTCGGCCAACGCCTGGCGAGCACCGCCAAGGCCCTGGAGGCCGCGCGTGGCTAA
- a CDS encoding DUF2069 domain-containing protein: protein MAKKPKVLPPLEWLTPRLRLTRALSLACFFGLIALLVANNLWFANLHGARVEVILAIELVPLLLLLPGMLTGSARAHAWTCFVVNIYFIKGVLAAFDPARAVFGWVEVLVSLGLFVSGLLFVRWKFQHERRMAGEGS, encoded by the coding sequence GTGGCTAAAAAGCCGAAGGTGTTGCCGCCGCTGGAATGGCTGACACCCCGCCTGCGCCTGACGCGGGCGTTGAGCCTGGCGTGCTTTTTTGGCCTGATCGCACTGCTGGTGGCGAACAACCTGTGGTTCGCCAACCTGCACGGGGCGCGGGTCGAAGTGATTCTGGCGATCGAGCTGGTACCGCTGCTGTTGCTGCTGCCGGGCATGCTGACAGGCAGTGCCCGGGCACATGCCTGGACCTGCTTTGTGGTGAATATCTATTTCATCAAGGGGGTGTTGGCGGCGTTCGACCCGGCACGGGCGGTGTTTGGCTGGGTTGAAGTGCTGGTGAGCCTGGGGTTGTTCGTCAGCGGGCTGCTGTTTGTGCGCTGGAAGTTCCAGCATGAGCGGCGCATGGCGGGCGAAGGTAGTTGA
- a CDS encoding DNA-3-methyladenine glycosylase I, whose amino-acid sequence MRDYQWLHEYCLNRFGSAQALEAFLPQPRTPAQLRDISDDRYLSTLALRVFRAGLKHSLVDAKWPAFEQVFFGFDPEKVVLMGAEHLERLMQDERIIRHLGKLKSVPRNAQMVLDVAKEKGSFGAFIADWPVTDIVGLWKYLAKHGNQLGGLSAPRFLRMVGKDTFIPTDDMAAALIAQKVIDKQPTSQRDLALVQQAFNQWHAESGRPLCQLSVMLAHTVNH is encoded by the coding sequence ATGCGCGATTACCAGTGGCTGCATGAGTACTGCCTGAACCGCTTCGGCTCGGCGCAGGCCCTTGAGGCCTTTCTGCCGCAGCCGCGCACGCCTGCGCAACTGCGCGACATCAGCGATGATCGCTACCTGTCGACCCTGGCCTTGCGCGTGTTCCGCGCCGGGCTCAAGCACAGCCTGGTGGATGCCAAGTGGCCGGCGTTCGAGCAGGTGTTCTTCGGTTTCGACCCCGAGAAGGTGGTGCTGATGGGCGCCGAGCACCTGGAGCGGTTGATGCAGGACGAGCGCATCATCCGCCACCTGGGCAAACTCAAGAGCGTGCCGCGCAATGCGCAGATGGTGCTGGATGTGGCGAAGGAGAAGGGCAGTTTCGGCGCGTTCATCGCCGACTGGCCGGTGACCGATATCGTCGGCTTGTGGAAGTACCTGGCCAAGCATGGCAACCAGTTGGGTGGGCTGTCGGCGCCGCGGTTCTTGCGCATGGTCGGCAAGGATACGTTTATCCCGACCGACGACATGGCGGCTGCGTTGATTGCGCAGAAAGTGATCGACAAGCAGCCAACCAGTCAGCGTGACCTGGCGTTGGTGCAGCAGGCGTTCAACCAGTGGCATGCCGAGAGTGGGCGGCCGTTGTGCCAGTTGTCGGTGATGCTGGCGCATACCGTCAACCATTGA
- the ttcA gene encoding tRNA 2-thiocytidine(32) synthetase TtcA, producing MGTLSVNQNKLQKRLRRLAGEAITDYNMIEDGDKVMVCLSGGKDSYTMLDVLLHLQKVAPIQFEIVAVNMDQKQPGFPEHVLPAYLKELGVEYHIVEKDTYSVVKELVPEGKTTCSLCSRLRRGTLYTFADEIGATKMALGHHRDDIVETFFLNMFFNGSLKGMPPKLRADDGRNVVIRPLAYCSEKDIQAYSDMREFPIIPCNLCGSQENLQRQVVKDMLVEWERKHPGRTESIFRALQNVAPSQLADRNLFDFTSLKIDENATPRFLDVLNI from the coding sequence ATGGGCACCCTCTCGGTCAACCAGAACAAACTGCAAAAACGCCTGCGTCGTCTCGCCGGCGAAGCCATCACCGACTACAACATGATCGAGGATGGCGACAAGGTCATGGTCTGCCTGTCTGGCGGCAAGGACAGCTACACCATGCTCGACGTTCTGTTGCACCTGCAGAAGGTGGCACCGATCCAGTTCGAGATCGTGGCGGTGAACATGGACCAGAAGCAGCCCGGCTTCCCCGAGCACGTGCTGCCGGCCTACCTCAAAGAGCTGGGCGTCGAGTATCACATCGTCGAGAAAGACACCTACTCGGTGGTCAAGGAGCTGGTGCCCGAGGGCAAGACCACCTGCTCGCTGTGCTCGCGCCTGCGCCGTGGCACCCTGTACACCTTCGCCGACGAAATCGGCGCGACCAAGATGGCCTTGGGGCACCACCGCGACGATATCGTCGAGACGTTCTTCCTCAACATGTTCTTCAACGGCTCGCTCAAGGGCATGCCGCCCAAGCTGCGTGCCGACGATGGCCGTAACGTGGTGATTCGCCCGCTGGCCTATTGCAGCGAGAAGGACATCCAGGCTTATTCGGACATGCGCGAATTCCCGATCATTCCGTGCAACCTGTGCGGCTCGCAGGAGAACCTGCAGCGCCAGGTGGTCAAGGACATGCTGGTGGAGTGGGAGCGCAAGCACCCGGGCCGTACCGAGAGCATTTTCCGCGCGCTGCAGAATGTGGCGCCGTCGCAGTTGGCGGACCGCAATCTGTTCGACTTCACCAGCCTGAAGATCGACGAAAACGCCACCCCGCGTTTCCTCGACGTGCTGAACATCTGA